The following is a genomic window from Paralichthys olivaceus isolate ysfri-2021 chromosome 3, ASM2471397v2, whole genome shotgun sequence.
TCCAGGCGTCGTAACGTATCGAGATAGATCACTAtgcaaagatggatgacaaaagCCAAACCATCTTGATCACCGCCTAGTGgcaggctgcagtataggtcataatgccagcctcctccatgttagtggatgtgaTCATGTTGCTGGTCACATGTCAGAAGTTCAAGATGGTGGCACACGTATCCAGGATGTTTTAGTTGCATTTTTCTCCAATGGGAGGACGTGGAGCTGTGTAgtccatgtttatatacaggCAATGAACCAGAGTCACTTTGCCATCCACCATAATTTAAGTTAAAGTAATATACATACAATGCAGCCATTGAACAGTATTTCAGTTCCCTTCTTATTCTAGTGTCAATACTCACATTCTGATTATATAAGAtacctcttcctcttctgtgaACGGGCAGACAGCTGAACAACTAAACCAGGGGAAACACCACCAGTTCAAAACTATTTTGACATGAacaagacaaatgaaataaaaccttgtagatgaataaatgaaagcaTTGTTTTCCAGTTGGATGATTATACCTgacagagacgtgtgtgtgtgtgtgtgtgtgtgtgtgtgtgtgtgtgtgtgtgtgtgtgtgtgtgtgtgtgtgtgtgtgtgtgtgtgtgtgtgtgtgtgtgtgtgtgtgaaaacagcatGACAGATTTGTGGAAGAACATCTGGAATAACAGTTTGAGATTACACTGCTTTGAATGTAATGTGATATATACAGTGAAttagcagctggagctggaACCCTCATCGCTCTCAGTCTGGAGGTTTGAATTTCTTCCACTGACAGACTAATGACTGATGTAATTATAAATGCTGTTAACTGGGTGAGTGAGCTATGCAGTTTTCTGTCTTGGCCTTGAAACCTACTGTAAATCACGTGTGTTATCGTCCCATTGGTTTCTCTTGTATTGATTTCTCCTCTGTACTGTAGCAGTGGCTGCAGCCTATTTATTTCAACTGATAGTAAATGAATTGTAATTTAATCATCTTACAATGTTCTGTCTTTCATATAAGTGTTCTTTCACCTTCCAGTGGCTGAAGCAGAACTGAACCAGGTTTCTAAAAGATCTCCCCTGAACTAAAAAAGTTACAGTCACTCAGAATGGTCACAGAGagatttaaattgtgtttgtgtctgcttcTGTGCGTCTGTGCCACAGTCACAGACGATGATGAGAACATGTCTGGGGGACGCACATCTGTCCACATTTTCCATCTCCCCCGTCTGACTGTGGCACCCTTAGATTAACCCCTGTTGTGCCAGCTCACACTCAAAAAGAACTAGTTCACAGTTCAGttcatgcagatgaaaatgaactagttcacaTTCATAGCAAATTTTTAAACTAAGTTCACGGTTCCAAAAAAGGAACTagttcacgttcatttgttcCGTTTTAAACCGGGCTGGTTTACCCTGAAGTTTACCTGATAACAGAAATCTGACCTGATAATCTGGGGGAGGTCTGCCAGACAGGCCACAGTACGTCCATGTGTCGAGCAGCGGTCTGACAGGCCTCCCCTGttgcattgttgttgttgtaataaGCACACTCCAAGCACTCAATCCATTTAATTGCATTTTATTCTTGTAGCACCACAACATCACTTACATTATACTTCACTGAACTGACAGGGAGAGAGTTTTTCTTTGCAGGTGAGGCCTTGAGATGAGGCCTTTGCAGGTTCCCTCCAAAAGTGACTTCCTGATTTACTTCcacatttcataaaaatgaatCTTTATCGTCTAAATCCAGAGAAGTTGAACGCATCACAGTGAAATAACGCTTTATGTAAAACACAAGAGTCTCTTTGTTCAACAATGGTTCAATCCTCATTAAATTTAAAATCCTGAGTAGTTACAGCAGGCTGTCGGCCTAATCACAGAATATTTACTACGtgttatttcaatataaaacatGACCCTTAGTGATTCAGAGACTCTTTTTCAACTTGTAAAGATGCTGTAGaaacttttctttaaagtttaatCAACTTTAACCACAAAGAAATGTTTCATGTTGAattaacaaacatttctttttcacgGAATTACAATATAAAgtagtgagaaaagaaaaagtctgaatgaTACAATAAAGAAACCAGAGATCAACTAACTAACAAGACAATAACACATCTGGGACAAACAACACACTAATCAGTTCAAATCATTCTGTTTCTCAGACTTTGagcagagtgaaccctctttaagatccaaacaataaaacacacaaagcctTCCCTCCACTagtgaaacattttctcaaacaaatgtcaagaggaagaagaagaagaagaagtgaagtgACTGTTGGACTCACCGGATGTTCACTGGAGAGAAGagtctgagatcagctgtttgtttggagACAGAGCTGCTGATGGACCAGCTGCTGTGCGGCCATCTCTCCACAGGGAGGCGCCATCATGACTTCTACTCCGTATTTAAAGGCGGAAAGGCGGGATCAGTGATTCACACATTGATTACAATGTGTCAAGAAGAAAGTTTGTAGACTTTCTGTctttgatattatttttttaaatatttattatccaTTTAATACTCACTCTCATCTGTGGAATTCAATGGCTAATGTGCATTCCACTGTTTATATTAACTTTTGTATATTCtaattgtatattttgtacTTCCTTGCTCCTATATTGCACGTTTACCTATGTATTACTTTTACCATTGTCTACTTTGACTATCCCTATTATCACTGCACCACAGCAAAACTCCCCATTGTGGGAGGTTTGGAccttaaagaaacaaaagcacTTCAATTTATTTGAGGACATAAAATGTTTCTCACTGAATTAGATGCCTGACATTTAACCATATCTACCCTATTGTTATCGgcaagttatttatttatttacaatcttttatgaataaaagcacattttctgATGTAATAACATGTTCTGTGAGAAGTTTACAAATGATTACTAGGTTGTGagctgttttatattttcaataaataagGGGGAAAGATAATTTGCTTGTAGGACTGTGTTTTAATCGAACGAGTTTTGAATGGAAAACATGTGGttattactttaattaaattgatttaatatcattttagctatatatatatatatttttttttccatttcataaataaatgatcagttATTGAAAAAGTGTTTTACTGCAGGGACCTTCGGCTCCAGTCCAGTAGGGGGCGGTAAACACCAGTGAGGCGGTTTCCCGCCAAGAGAAAGGAGCGGAAAAAGACGGCGGAACCCAATAGTTTGACTAATGTTTCCGGTCGACGGTATTTTGTGTGCGGACTTTTGAACGGTCTTTAGATTCGCGCTAAGTTTATAACTCCGGCTTCAAACTGGACAATGCAATGGCTGTTCCCGGTAAGTCACCGTATATTTCACTTCTGTAACTTAGTCCATAGCTTCAGATTCATCGCCCTCGTTGTTTTACTCTGCAAATCTGATGGAGGATTCAAGTGGCGTTATGCTAAACGTTATGCTAACACACACCAGACAACTGGTAGATGTTTATCTACGGTATTAAAGATAAAGAGTTTCCAACCTGGTGTATTTGTTGTTTCGTGAAAGTCTTTAACTAAAGTGTTGTAGCACAAAGAGACGCGAGGCAGCGTCATGACAACAACAACGATGCTCCTGGTGATCTCTTCATCTGTAGAGCAAATCTGAACAAGGTTCCAAATGCTACACAAAGAAAGTCACGGAAAAAAGAAGAGTCATAGTGAaaagtctctgtctgtctgtctgtctgtctgtctctctgtgtgtgtgtgtgtgtatgtatgtatgtgtgtgtgtgtatgtgtgtgtgtgtgtgtgtgtgtgtgtgtgtgtgtgtgtggtttcttaCAGTGACTCATAGGTTAGAGCAGTTATAGGATTTTTAAAACGAGTCTAAAGGACGTAGATCGAACGGGACAGTCtcctgcagagagcagcagctaaCAGATCTGAGGACCTCACACTCCTGCTGGTCTGATCTTTAATGGTCTGATCTTTAATGTATGCAGGAGCCAGATGGTGTGACGCTTTAATTCTGAAGCTAACTCCGGTGTGATCTCAGTCTCGGAAGCATCACCAGCTCTTAACAGTagtgttgttctgtgtgtgttggagaacTTTGCATTCAGGTTGTGTCAGTGTCTCTTCAGGGAATCATGTTGGGGTCATTGTCATGCTTGAGGATGAATAGGGGACCATTCAGAAGTATTGTGTTGTAGATAAGAATATAAATAGTGCCTGAAATGTTTCCATGTGATCAAATGGTCTTGTTATTGGACGTCcctgtacatgtacacaaacactgaaatactTAACACATTTCTCCTTGTATGTCTTTACTTACAGGTCCTAACAAGGACAACATCAGAGCTGGCTGCAAGAAATGTGGATATCGTAAGTAAAGCTTTGACCCACAAGTCCcatcaaaagtgaaaaaatgctTTGCTGTTCATCCATTCTCTTCTCTGCTTTGATTTTCTCCAGCGGGCCACTTAACGTTTGAATGCCGAAATTTTGTCAGAGTCGACCCTCAGAAAGACATAGTTCTGGATGTGAGCAGCACCAGTACTGAGGAGAGTGAAGAGGACGCCCCTGCAGCTCAGCGGAATGAGAAGCAAGGGAGAAGTAGCCAGCATCGCAGACGTAAGAAATTCAATCccataattgtttttttaatcacgAAAAAATGGACCATGCATAGTGTGCATTTTTAAAAGGCAAAGTAAACACTTAGATCCTGTGGGACTCATCAGGTGGTTGGTGAATGTACATAGATCAGCAGTGTTAGTGGGCATACTGTACCTGTTTTCAATGTTGAGTTACTtgccttttttaatttatgagCAGATACTAAGTAAAAAGAATCTTGACTGATCTGAATacaaatttaacattttagGTCCAGATGATGACGAGAGACACAAGCGGAAGAAGAGCAAAAACAGAAAGTCTAGAAAAAGGTAACTGTTTTTCCGTCCTGCAGTTTTTCTGTTCgttcgtccacattgagccaaACTGAACATTGAACATTTCTATACTTGTATTGTCCTCTGGCAATAGAAACAACATGGATGCACTAACCTGACGTGACTGCCTTTACAGATTTAAAGCAGATGTACATTTAGTCGATGATTATTTTACTGAAAGTACTTGActgatttttaaatcaagaaTTATCTGACTaggaataaaatatatttttgtacaGGTCTTAACTCATGTTAATACTTGTCAGTCCCTCATTTTGGGCAATGATATTCATTGTTTATTactataaataatatatgttttatagtATTTAACTGTAATTTTATTAGACACAGGTTTGTGATCTTTAAACTTTGTTTCACTCCCAAGGTCTGCTTCATCGAGTGATGAGaccacgaagaagaagaagaaacgcGACCAGTCCGACTCCTCCTCTgataaagaggagaagaggaagaaaaagaaaatgaaagaccacaagaagaaaagcaaaaagaacAAGAAGGAACACGCGAAGCAGcacaagaaaagacagaagaacaGAAAACCAAAGATCtcgtcatcttcctcctcctcctcatcctcctcctcctcctcctcttcttcttcctccagctccagtGAATCCTCAGACAGTGACTGAGACGACGTACCTGTGCAGCGTCTGGTGTTCGGACATGTTGTGTAAATAAGGCAGCCAGTCTTGTACCATACAATTTTGAACATTCTCTTTAGGGATTTGAACATCTCACAGAAGACACTGTTCActgctgtaaaacacacaaatgtagcCGCATCATGCTAATGAAAACTTCCCCAAGGCAGACCCACTGTCATTTTATATTATACAGTGTTTGTGCAGAGTCATCTTCAGTGACTTGCTGCAGCGTCGCTCATTGTGCTAATACTGAGTATTTTCAGCGTTATCAATTGTCATAATAAGTCAAGCTGAAGCTCTACGCTTGTGGATGCTGttctttttgtatttcagtCTCTTATTCAATGTCTTGCtttattcttcattttaatttcacaaagacattttaaaaggtcAAACATAATTCCACTCCCACATCTATGGTTGACGGGATTCTAGCGAAGGATCGCGGTGACAAATATCTGGCtgatattttgaaaattaaaacGATTGAGCCCATTTCTTTGTAAGCACTGACCACTTGACGCCAGTTTAATGATGACATAAAAGATCAGAGATTTGtctttatgtaaaataatgtttttacatgtttagaCTTTACTTTTGCTCAGATGGTTTTATAGTACAAATAAACTCTGTACGATCCTGCTCAGACAAGGTGGCTGCTGTTAATGTCAATGAATGTTGTAATATAAGCAACTATACACTGTAATCACGTGGACATTTCAAGGGTTCATTCCAAAACATTAATGCTTGGTGACTTTGGGAATTTTACCCAAGTCTCTTTATGCAgcttgtttatttcctgttcacCATCTACCAcaatttgtctttctttttttggtccTCCTCAGGAACtcaattaaatgtatatttctaTCAAACTTTTATTGGATTTAAGTTGTGAATTTATTGGTAATTGTGTCATTATAAATGGTGACACGGCAGAAAGGCATTGTGGTTATTAGGACACCAGAGAAGTCTGATGGCAACGTTACATGGTCAGACAGCAGATACAGTCATAtttccagcagagggcagcaacACACATTCTGTGATAACCTGACTGAGAAGACAGTGATCCTCAGTGCAAAGATGCTGAGGTGTGATGTCATTCTTTCTACAGCATGAAGTTGCATTAGGTTGTGAGAGAATTCTCGTATGATCCCAACTGTTGATTGTCCAATCCAAACGTCTTATGAAATCAAGCAAAATAAAGTTCatgattctttttatttcttcacacTTAATTATTTTGAACAAGTTATTCGAGACCTTGACACAATGATGAAATCCACTGTAATTATCTTTACTCCACCTAGTGGTCACAGTGTGAACATTCAGAGGCTGAGCTCCTCACATTGCTGCCTTCATCTCTGACGATGATGTGGaatgaagagagacagaaagctCCTGACACCAGTTTGATTTTTACAGATAAACACGAACAGAAGAAGTCTCTGAGCAACAAGACTTTCTGACTCATAACAGGCACCTGAGTCAAGCATTAATCTCACTTATTCTGAAGGTTGTGTTTCATATCGCGTCCTCACAGGCAGAGTCACATGGTCATACGCTGTATGTACACGTGCAAGACACATGCAAGAAtgtcataaaacatgttttctaaccacaccaGCAGACAGAATGGAGATATCACACTCAGAGGAGACATCGCAAAGCTTTGAGTTTCCTTTATGCCAAAAAATTTGGTCATCTGAAACACTTAGCCATAAAAAAAGCCCAAATAACTTGACCTCATGGATGTCAAACTCAAGGATTATTAAAACATTACTAAgaaaatgaccttttcatgCAATTCCAATGCGGAGCTTCTTTTTGTCACCCACCCCTCTCGTTAatgaagtcatgtgatttcagtCATGTGATGTCCATGTTAAACCTGCAGTAAAGGTCTTGTTGACCAGATTCAGTtagaacaggaaaaaaacagactgGAGTTTATGTCCCATGTCCCAGTTGACCCACATTCACCGTACTTCAAACGATTCCAAGCTACACATGCAACCCTTCCTATGAaaacctgcagctctgctcaggTTTGTGGGCACAACGCTGGCCCACAGGCAGGAGCCACAACCCATATGAAGATCCATCCCCGCCAAGACATGAAACAGCAAAAAGAACCTCAGTGCCTTGAACAAACTGAGGATTTTTGGAAGCCCTTGTGTTTTGTTGGATCTGGGCTGTGTGACAGGTGTTTATAATAGCGCCATTAATTTCACTTTGCCTTGGGGAAGGGGATATCTCTTAAAGCATCTGCAACATCTTGACAGCTACATGCATGGCTGCCGATCAGAGCCTGGCATCATGACAAGACACATCCCGCTCCTTCATATCTTCAAGGTCCGGAGGGGAGATCATTCTTTTTATATtattgaacaaaacaaaagatagatggatgaatataAACTGTGGCTTCCCTAATAATTCCACATTATTTGAGCTACATATTGTTGGTAGCGGCTGGTGGAGCCTACCCCCTCATTAAATCACTTTTAAATCCACTTGATCTATTTTATTagcagcaccaaattgcacacactcataacagTATCTcataaagttaaagaaagtgatgacGTTTCACACAAATCCGTTCAGTAtagttttttgcataatcctgctgtgAAACAGACAATTGGAACTTAACAATCAAACCAAAGGAAGGAGCAATACAAGTGCAGATAAGAAAAATAGtgcaataataaaacaaatcattgcAAATATTTGATAACTCGATAGGTGAAGACATTCAAGCAGTTAATTCAGTTTGTGACGTCTGATCACTGTAGGAGCCGCTGGGATGGTAGATTCACAGTGAGACGACATCAAACCTCAAAACTCTTCACAGACAGTTGATCTGTTTGAAGAAGATCTCATTACTTATCATGATCTTTACTGGCCCCCAGCAAACTAACTCAGTGGCTCTGCAACTGCTGAGGTGAGCGACAGCATCAGATGCAATAATGGCAATTTACAGCAACTAAGGAAACGATGCCACATGTAAACATAGTTGAATATTCTTTGTCAACTAGCTCAAATCAATATTCTTAGACGAAGGTCCTGagtctattattattattattattattatttccttgAGCTATGATGAGATGGACacaaagatatatatttttgcaAGATATTTTCTTTGGCATTTTTTGCCTTTATTTGATAGGACAGATTAAGTGTGAGGGGATTGGTGACAAGAGTAAAGGGTCACAGGTTGGAATCGAACCTGGGCCGCTGTAGAGGACTGATGTCTCAGTCTCTATGCGGCGCCCTGAGATGAATACTGGAATATTTGTAAATTTCAAACTCCTGCTTTAAGATCGTTAGCTTCGCTTAGGACAAAGCACAAAAGAAGTTTCcaaatcagaaaatgaaaaatgattctTGAGTAGTTTTAGTTCatcattgaaatgtttattCTCGTTAACATGTGAACTGTAAAGTGCCAATATTTATATGAGTTTAATGGTTTTCATACTGAAGTAACAGACCCATTACCTGCATGTTGCACATCACATCAACACTGTGCACATGCGCGATTCACTTTTATCAGGCTCCTGTAAAGTGTTGACAAAAGAAACTTGGAGAGTGTGAAACTTCATAATTGCCCAGATGGCGAGAGGACAACTCG
Proteins encoded in this region:
- the srek1ip1 gene encoding protein SREK1IP1, with translation MAVPGPNKDNIRAGCKKCGYPGHLTFECRNFVRVDPQKDIVLDVSSTSTEESEEDAPAAQRNEKQGRSSQHRRRPDDDERHKRKKSKNRKSRKRSASSSDETTKKKKKRDQSDSSSDKEEKRKKKKMKDHKKKSKKNKKEHAKQHKKRQKNRKPKISSSSSSSSSSSSSSSSSSSSSSESSDSD